The Glycine max cultivar Williams 82 chromosome 12, Glycine_max_v4.0, whole genome shotgun sequence genome window below encodes:
- the LOC100815742 gene encoding 21.7 kDa class VI heat shock protein, protein MTSSNKRLEVQTEDQTPHKWCVSLGEEAFKRFFSQTNPTVHKVFGDGSLFSPLLFGKFFDPSDAFPLWEFESDVLLSHLRSSSQNTVDWCQTGEGYVLKAEIPGTGKNNIQVHVDKGKVVEIRGQWKEQRDSKAHDWRCGHWWEYGYVRRLEMPEDADWKNIEAYIHNDTYLEIRIPKSQQGRDLPQGKDMA, encoded by the exons ATGACTAGTTCTAACAAGAGGCTTGAGGTTCAAACAGAAGATCAAACTCCACATAAATGGTGTGTTTCACTGGGAGAAGAGGCTTTCAAACGATTCTTCAGCCAGACTAATCCGACAGTGCATAAGGTTTTTGGTGATGGATCACTTTTCAGTCCACTGTTGTTTGGGAAGTTCTTTGATCCTTCTGATGCCTTCCCTCTATGGGAGTTTGAGTCAGATGTGTTGTTATCTCATTTAAGGAGCTCCAGCCAAAACACTGTGGATTGGTGTCAGACAGGTGAAGGCTATGTATTAAAAGCAGAAATACCAG GAACTGGGAAAAATAACATTCAAGTCCATGTTGATaaagggaaggttgtggaaaTTAGAGGACAGTGGAAGGAGCAAAGAGACTCAAAGGCACATGACTGGAGGTGTGGCCATTGGTGGGAATATGGATATGTACGAAGGCTTGAGATGCCAGAGGATGCAGATTGGAAGAACATAGAAGCGTACATACATAATGACACATATTTAGAAATACGAATACCAAAGAGCCAACAAGGTCGTGATCTTCCTCAGGGAAAGGATATGGCTTAA
- the LOC100816280 gene encoding probable histone H2A.3 gives MAGRGKTLGSSAAKKATSRSSKAGLQFPVGRIARFLKAGKYAERVGAGAPVYLAAVLEYLAAEVLELAGNAARDNKKTRIVPRHIQLAVRNDEELSKLLGDVTIANGGVMPNIHNLLLPKKAGGSSKAAAADDDS, from the exons ATGGCAGGTCGCGGCAAAACCCTAGGATCTAGCGCCGCCAAGAAGGCTACCTCAAGGAGCAGCAAAGCCGGCCTCCAATTCCCCGTCGGCCGTATCGCCCGTTTCCTCAAGGCCGGAAAATACGCTGAGCGTGTCGGCGCCGGCGCCCCTGTCTACCTCGCCGCCGTACTCGAATATCTCGCGGCTGAG GTTTTGGAATTGGCTGGAAACGCTGCGAGAGACAACAAGAAGACTCGAATTGTGCCGCGCCACATTCAATTGGCGGTGAGGAACGACGAGGAGTTGAGCAAGCTACTCGGTGACGTCACCATCGCTAACGGTGGCGTCATGCCTAACATTCACAATCTTCTCCTTCCCAAGAAGGCTGGTGGATCATCCAAGGCTGCTGCTGCAGACGATGACTCTTAA
- the LOC100792872 gene encoding formin-like protein 5: MLLTGSSSNNNPYKNSMKEEKIGFQSSSNTLVDDRKNSMMETQLAGVAASAATRPSFELKPPPGRVANNGVLPLKPPPGRPDLLPHESCSIKPFDNSIVPPPSPPPPSPPPPPPPTPPKPNSAGPPPPPPPSNGPRAPPPPPLRGKPGPRPSPPPRVGGGPPRTTPPFGSKVAKTQEEVGVNSEGEVNATNKAKLKPFFWDKVQANSDQTMVWNQLKAGSFQFNEEMMETLFCYNTTPVEKSKGQQKKEASSPSASPQYIQIINSKKSQNLSILLKALNVTIEEVSEALLEGNELPTEFLQTLLKMAPTSEEELKLRLFNGNLAQLGPADRFLKALVDIPFAFKRMEALLYMGILQEELTGTRESFAILEVACKTLRSSRLFLKLLEAVLKTGNRMNDGTFRGGAQAFKLDTLLKLSDVKGVDGKTTLLHFVVQEIMRTEGIRAARMAKENHSFSSIKSEDLLEDISYESEDQYRELGLQVVSRLSSELENVKKAAALDADGLIGTTSRLGHGLIKTRDFVNKDLSNIDDDKGFHETVKSFVEKAEADVTSLLEEEKKIMALVKNTGDYFHGDSGKDEGLRLFVIVRDFLVMLDKVCKEIQNGPKKPVAKNVKREASNHSRKSSSSEIHPLPPDIRQRIFPAVVANRRMDGFSSDDESP, from the exons ATGTTACTCACAGGTTCTTCTTCCAATAATAATCCATACAAAAATTCAATGAAAGAGGAGAAAATTGGGTTTCAATCATCAAGTAATACATTGGTTGATGACAGGAAGAACTCAATGATGGAAACTCAATTAGCAGGAGTTGCTGCTAGTGCTGCTACAAGACCATCATTTGAATTAAAGCCTCCTCCTGGGAGAGTAGCAAACAATGGAGTGCTTCCTTTGAAACCTCCTCCTGGAAGGCCTGATCTTCTTCCTCATGAGTCATGTTCAATTAAGCCTTTTGATAATTCCATtgttcctcctccttctcctcctcctccttctcctcctcctcctcctcctcctacacCACCAAAGCCTAATAGTGCTGGCCCTCCACCTCCTCCACCTCCTAGCAATGGCCCTAGagctcctccaccaccaccacttagAGGCAAGCCTGGCCCTAGACCTTCACCACCTCCTAGAGTTGGTGGAGGTCCTCCAAGAACAACACCCCCTTTTGGTTCAAAGGTTGCTAAGACTCAGGAAGAAGTTGGAGTCAATTCTGAAGGTGAAGTTAATGCTACTAATAAAGCTAAGCTAAAGCCTTTTTTCTGGGATAAGGTTCAAGCTAACTCAGATCAAACAATGGTCTGGAATCAACTCAAAGCAGGATCATTCCA GTTTAATGAAGAAATGATGGAGACGCTTTTTTGCTATAATACTACGCCTGTGGAAAAAAGCAAAGGGCAACAAAAGAAAGAGGCTTCCTCCCCGTCAGCTTCACCTCAATATATACAGATCATTAACTCAAagaaatcacaaaatttatctattttattaaaagcaTTGAATGTGACAATAGAAGAAGTTTCTGAGGCACTTCTTGAAG GAAATGAGCTCCCCACAGAATTCCTTCAAACCTTATTGAAGATGGCACCAACATCAGAGGAAGAACTTAAGCTTAGACTTTTCAATGGTAATTTAGCCCAACTTGGGCCTGCAGATAGGTTCCTAAAAGCCCTAGTTGACATTCCATTTGCTTTTAAACGAATGGAAGCACTACTTTACATGGGTATTCTTCAAGAAGAACTCACTGGTACTCGAGAATCTTTTGCAATTTTAGAG GTTGCTTGCAAAACGCTGAGAAGCAGTAGATTGTTCCTCAAGCTTCTTGAAGCCGTTCTCAAAACCGGCAACCGTATGAACGATGGAACGTTCCGTGGCGGCGCACAAGCATTCAAACTCGACACACTGCTGAAACTATCTGATGTAAAAGGAGTAGATGGCAAGACCACTCTCCTACACTTCGTAGTTCAAGAGATAATGCGAACCGAGGGCATAAGAGCTGCACGCATGGCAAAAGAGAACCACAGTTTCTCTAGTATAAAATCGGAGGACCTTCTTGAAGACATTTCTTATGAATCAGAAGACCAATACCGCGAACTTGGTCTTCAAGTGGTTTCACGTTTGAGCAGTGAACTCGAGAATGTGAAGAAAGCAGCAGCTTTAGATGCTGATGGATTAATAGGAACAACTTCTAGACTAGGCCATGGACTCATAAAAACAAGAGATTTTGTAAACAAAGACCTAAGTAACATAGATGATGACAAAGGCTTTCATGAGACAGTGAAGAGTTTTGTGGAGAAAGCTGAGGCTGATGTCACGAGTTTactagaagaagagaagaaaatcatGGCCCTAGTCAAGAACACTGGTGATTACTTTCATGGGGACTCAGGGAAGGATGAAGGGTTGAGGTTGTTTGTAATAGTACGTGATTTCTTAGTAATGTTGGATAAGGTGTGCAAGGAGATTCAAAATGGACCAAAGAAGCCTGTAGCCAAAAATGTGAAGAGAGAAGCTTCTAATCATTCTAGAAAGTCGTCTTCCTCCGAAATTCATCCTCTTCCTCCTGATATTCGTCAGAGAATTTTTCCAGCAGTAGTGGCTAATAGAAGGATGGATGGCTTTAGTTCAGATGATGAGAGTCCTTAA
- the LOC100793396 gene encoding probable histone H2A.3, translating to MASHDKAQGSSTTKKGISRSNKAGLQFPVGRVARYLKTGKYAERISSAAPVYLASVLEYLAAEVLELAGNAVMDNKKTRIMPRHIQLAVRNDEELNKLLGDVTIANGGVMPNIHSMLLPKKVGTSTSTFMGASVNDNDA from the exons ATGGCGAGCCACGACAAAGCCCAAGGATCTAGCACAACCAAAAAGGGCATCTCGCGAAGCAACAAAGCTGGTCTCCAATTCCCTGTTGGTCGTGTTGCTCGATACCTTAAGACTGGCAAGTATGCTGAGCGTATCAGTTCTGCTGCTCCCGTGTATCTCGCCTCTGTTCTTGAATATCTTGCTGCTGAG GTTTTAGAGTTGGCCGGAAATGCTGTAATGGACAACAAGAAGACTCGAATTATGCCTCGCCATATCCAATTGGCAGTTAGGAATGATGAAGAGTTAAACAAGCTTCTCGGAGATGTGACCATCGCTAATGGTGGTGTGATGCCTAACATTCACAGCATGTTGCTTCCTAAGAAGGTTGGGACCTCGACCTCAACCTTTATGGGTGCTAGTGTCAATGACAATGAtgcttaa